In one Leishmania infantum JPCM5 genome chromosome 7 genomic region, the following are encoded:
- a CDS encoding flavoprotein subunit-like protein, with amino-acid sequence MARLSGPSLDWLVRYFNCDLSKLGFMGGHSRPRTHRGKERFPGMAITYALISALEAVQKVDPARARILTKARVVRLVRHPLDGPVTGVVFQDREGNQHMERGAVVIATGGFAADFAQDDSSLIARFAPQLTKFSTTNADHATGDGIKIAEQAGAGLVDMDRIQVHPSGLVDPRDPNNHVKFLCAEATRGAGGIVVDRHGQRFVDELARRDQVSAAMLKHDGASPFYLLLNEKSAREMEWHCKHYVGRGLMKRYASGHEFCKATRIKTEALAATYAQYKKDAAVNAASRGADSGAAGAAKRGFFSSLFGLGEKRVAAGTAVAKDSSRGTPDQFGKTVFRNVDAFSMEGPLYVAWIAPVVHYTMGGLHVNERAEVLDAKTKKPIPGLYCAGEAAGGVHGKNRLGGNSLLDCVVYGRVAGEAATKYLFATYMGPFSNNRLNTIYSHLAIEDLPLVPKAAAPAKPAEAPADSKEASACSDASPATAVDGESKGLKRYTRAEVAKHNKESDCWCIVRGLVLNLTEFLPDHPGGKQSVLMYAGSDATKEFDLVHQPEVIDKYTPDAIIGVVSD; translated from the coding sequence ATGGCGCGTCTGTCCGGTCCGTCGCTGGACTGGCTTGTCCGATACTTCAACTGCGACCTGTCGAAGCTCGGCTTCATGGGCGGCCATAGCCGTCCCCGCACCCACCGCGGCAAGGAGAGGTTCCCTGGCATGGCTATCACGTACGCGCTGATCAgtgcgctggaggcggtgcagaagGTAGACCCCGCAAGGGCCCGCATCTTGACGAAGGCACGGGTGGTGCGCCTAGTGCGCCACCCGCTGGATGGACCGGTCACCGGTGTCGTCTTTCAGGACCGCGAAGGTAACCAGCATATGGAGCGGGGTGCCGTGGTGATCGCGACCGGCGGCTTTGCGGCAGACTTCGCCCAGGACGACTCGTCGCTCATCGCCCGGTTTGCCCCGCAGCTGACCAAGTTTTCCACGACGAACGCCGATCACGCGACCGGCGACGGCATCAAGATCGCTGAGCAAGCTGGCGCCGGTCTTGTCGATATGGACCGCATTCAGGTGCACCCGTCCGGCCTCGTCGACCCGCGCGACCCTAACAACCACGTCAAGTTCCTGTGCGCCGAGGCGACGCGCGGAGCCGGTGGCATCGTGGTCGACAGGCACGGGCAGCGCTTCGTGGAcgagctggcgcgccgcgatcaggtcagcgccgccatgctgaagcacgacggcgccagccCCTTTTATCTTCTGCTGAACGAGAAGAGCGCCAGGGAAATGGAGTGGCACTGCAAGCACTACGTGGGCCGTGGCCTCATGAAGCGCTACGCCAGTGGCCACGAGTTCTGTAAGGCTACCAGGATAAAGACCGAGGCCCTGGCGGCGACGTATGCGCAGTACAAGAAGGATGCCGCGGTCaacgccgcctcgcgcggtGCCGACTccggcgccgcaggagcCGCGAAGCGAggttttttttcctctctctttggcCTTGGCGAGAAGCGAGTGGCGGCGGGCACTGCGGTAGCCAAggacagcagccgcggcaccccCGACCAGTTTGGCAAGACGGTATTCCGCAACGTGGACGCCTTCAGCATGGAGGGCCCGCTCTACGTCGCGTGGATCGCGCCTGTTGTGCACTACACGATGGGTGGCTTGCACGTCAACGAGCGCGCCGAGGTGCTAGACGCGAAGACGAAGAAGCCGATTCCTGGCCTGTactgcgccggcgaggccgctggcggcgtgcACGGCAAGAACCGGCTCGGCGGCAACTCGCTGCTGGACTGTGTCGTGTACGGCCGCGTGGCTGGCGAGGCGGCGACCAAGTACCTATTCGCCACATACATGGGGCCCTTCTCGAACAACCGCCTGAACACAATCTACTCGCACCTCGCCATCGAGGACCTGCCGCTGGTTCCGAAGGCAGCCGCCCCCGCCAAGCCGGCAGAGGCGCCAGCCGACAGCAAGGAAGCTTCTGCTTGCAGCGACGCTTCCCCGGCGACCGCCGTGGATGGGGAGAGCAAGGGCTTGAAGCGCTACACTcgcgcggaggtggcgaagCACAACAAGGAGTCGGACTGCTGGTGCATCGTGCGCGGCCTGGTGCTGAATCTGACTGAATTCCTGCCGGATCACCCAGGCGGCAAGCAGTCGGTGCTGATGTacgccggcagcgatgcgACCAAGGAGTTTGACCTGGTGCATCAGCCGGAGGTGATCGACAAGTATACGCCGGACGCCATCATTGGTGTTGTGTCGGACTAG
- a CDS encoding DNAJ-domain transmembrane-like protein: MRPIFMGLYPTRSSRARCCTTAAGFAASARGTAATAAVAATTTTTDAVAAASAALTAIPPPLRALHKMRKLTDSHMRRRSVADALSYTPSSSVAPTPPSLPMLAARATAVQALNSLSLQTAPTSTQLARLPVRVLTQLVQWRRARNYRAPVLASAAGDADLCGGHFGTWTTRAQRRGLAARLRSGIRCAAAMKALEAAANTQPAATPFVLLASASPSCSCGAAQSIISGSAATSADSSSTGAAVATPAGSLHTARRCYSSAASADGPTAATAAASATPQLEGAASRAAAGSAAREAECSEHRPDAREGSAADSSSSAHERFTEEEKANEDCETAAVPSFAEIYYAFRTLQLVQDDGRVVREWTAAHVKQAYRTLAKQLHPDVAGGDDELMEQVNTSYDMLMGLSAELADNYRMWLKTGGEAELQLQRAHHQQELLGSRWTSREVEQLMMVGWCATLSGFAMYAVWRALYGTSPVVNSVGGTTAIGGSAVSGCSQVHCGINVAGVHPVGTRLTLPRAGATVSTAAGVQYGVVSIGNSALWMPPHLSFQMLQLVRTAVSRYALAVALTLAAWMNTVMLQRVLQRMLSGGDGEIAGRGSTEGKRRDGGGKS; the protein is encoded by the coding sequence ATGCGCCCTATCTTTATGGGACTCTACCCGACACGCTCCTCGCGTGCTCGGTGCTGCACGACCGCGGCTGGCTTtgctgcgtcggcgcgcggcacggccgccaccgccgccgtcgctgccacgACCACGACCACAGACGCCGtagctgccgcctccgctgctctcACTGCcataccaccaccactccgTGCGCTGCACAAGATGCGCAAGCTTACCGACTCCCATATGCGGCGGCGATCTGTGGCAGATGCCTTGTCTTacaccccttcctcctccgtcgccccaacgccgccgtcgctgccgatgctGGCTGCCAGGGCCACAGCCGTGCAGGCGCTGAACAGCCTGTCGTTGCAGACAGCGCCCACCTCGACGCAGCTGGCCaggctgccggtgcgcgtaCTCACGCAACTCGTGCAATGGCGTCGGGCACGCAACTACCGCGCACCGGTGTTGGCGTCCGCGGCGGGCGACGCTGACTTGTGTGGCGGTCACTTCGGCACTTGGACTACCCGCGCCCAGCGCCGTGGGTTGGCAGCGCGTCTGCGCTCCGGCATCCGATGTGCGGCGGCAATGAAGGCGCttgaagcagcagcaaacaCACAgccagcggcaacgccgtttgtgctgctcgcgtccgcctccccttcctgttcttgcggcgccgcgcagtcGATCATCTCTGGCTCGGCGGCAACCTCTGCGGACTCGTCTAGCACCggggccgccgtcgccaccccAGCCGGCTCGCTGCacacagcgaggcgctgctacTCCTCCGCCGCTAGCGCAGACGGTCcaaccgccgccacggcagccgcatcTGCTACGCCACAACTTGAGGGTGCCGCTTCGCGTGCGGCagctggcagcgctgcacgcgaAGCAGAGTGCAGTGAGCACCGGCCGGATGCGCGTGAAGGCAGTGCagccgacagcagcagcagcgcgcacgaGAGGTTCacggaggaagagaaagcgaaTGAAGATTGCGAGACAGCCGCGGTGCCGTCTTTCGCCGAGATCTACTATGCGTTCCGCACCCTTCAACTCGTCCAGGATGATGGCCGCGTTGTGCGCGAGTGGACGGCAGCGCATGTGAAGCAGGCGTATCGGACActggcgaagcagctgcaccccGACGTTGCTGGCGGTGACGACGAGCTGATGGAGCAGGTGAACACGTCCTACGACATGCTCATGGGCTTGtccgcggagctggcggacAACTACCGCATGTGGCTGAAGACGGGTGGtgaggcagagctgcagctgcagcgcgctcaCCATCAACAGGAATTGCTCGGCTCTCGCTGGACGTCCCGTGAAGTGGAGCAGCTCATGATGGTTGGATGGTGCGCCACGCTATCTGGCTTCGCCATGTACGCCGTGTGGCGCGCTCTCTACGGCACCTCGCCGGTGGTCAACTCTGTGGGTGGTACAACTGCTATcggaggcagcgctgtcAGTGGCTGCAGCCAGGTGCATTGCGGCATCAACGTCGCGGGCGTGCACCCCGTTGGCACTCGACTGACGCTTCCGCGGGCAGGCGCAACAGTGTCTACGGCCGCGGGCGTGCAGTACGGCGTGGTGAGCATCGGCAACAGTGCGCTGTGGATGCCGCCGCATCTATCCTTCCagatgctgcagctggtgcgaACGGCCGTGTCGCGCTACGccttggcggtggcgctcacGCTGGCGGCTTGGATGAACACCGtcatgctgcagcgcgttcTTCAGCGGatgctcagcggcggcgatggcgagaTTGCAGGTCGAGGGAGCACCGAGGGGAAGCGAagggacggcggcggcaagagTTAG